GTGGGAAACCCTCGACTGTACAGATCGTGGTTCTAGCCACCAGCTCAGCCCTGACTGCACTCTTCTATTCTATTTACAAGAACCGAGCTACAACAGTTGCCAGATTGAAGGTCAGCCACATCTCTTGGCACTCTGTCTTGGTCATGTAAATGTCAGCAGTGTGTTTAATTTATGGCCTCTTATGTTCTATTTGTTAATCTTTCAATTTTCGTTTCCACAGGAAGCCAAGAGAGTCTCCATTGACCAGGATTTGAAGAACATCCTGTCTGAAACTCCTGGAAGATGTGTCCCATATGCTGTCATAGAAGGTTTGTTCGGCCACCTCGAAAGCCTAAATGATTCTCTGTTCTGTGCAGTGTATTAACATGTACAATTAAACCTAAGACTTAAATTTACCATGCATAATTATTACTGTAGTTTTACACTGTGTCCTGTTTATTGTCCCCTGCAGGTGTAGTGAGATCTGTGAAGGAAACTTTGAACAGCCAGTTTGTTGATAACTGCAAAGGGGTGATTGAAAGACTGACCTTGAAGGAGGAAAAGATGGTGTGGAATCGCACCACTCATCTCTGGTAAGTGAATAAAAGGGTTTATTCAAGGTAAAGTACATGCAGTCAGAAGGCATGATGAAGCTTCTATGGCAGGTTGTGCTATTATATTTAGACCAACTCAATTGAAGTAGCATTTTTGAACCATTGTCATTACAGCATACGGATCTGCTCTGTAAATCACATGTCCTGTGTTCTTCTccgaggaagaaaaaaaattcagaaatcCAAATGGAgaaattttatttcatttttttttttttatcttatttttgtaaataatttgtCAGAATACAGATGGTTACCAGTCTGCGTGGATGATATAACTTGTTTTCATACAGCCAATCAAATCTTACATAAACCACTAACAACAATGTTCTATCATAGGCAGCCCACATTTGCTTTTCTGCTCAAGTGTCCTTTTTATCTAACCTACAAACATATTGTCCTGCACCTTAACTTGCTGaaccaccaaacaaacaaacattcacagtGGAAAAGTTTACTGCTAACGTAAGTCTGCAGACTAGAAGGCTAATTAGCTGCAGCAGCACATTAAACAGCATGTAATGCTCATAATAAGAGGATTTCCAGCTCTTCTCTGTTCAATATCATAACAAACTGAATATcgttgggttttggactgttggttggacgaAACAtgatatttgaaaatgttctgttaGACTCAGGGGAATTCCTgtgccatttttttatttttttttcattttctgcggGACCAAGCAAGCTACCTGATAAATCGTGAAAATAATTGACTGATAAagccataatgaaaataaacgtTAGTTGCCGCCCAAAACAAAACGGTAATAACTGTGATATTTGTGAACAGGAACAACACAGAGAAAGTGATCCACCAGCGCACCAACACCGTTCCATTTGATCTCGGGTCTCATGATGACGGTATCGCTGCCACAATTCGGGTTATAAGACCACTAGACGCTGCAGAGTTGAACCTGGAGACCACATACGAGAACTTCCACCCCACAGTCCAGTCCTTGTCCAACGTTATTGGCCACTTCATCAGTGGGGAACGACCCAAAGGCATCCATGAAACAGAGGAGATGCTGCGGCTGGGAGATAGCGTCACTGGTGTTGGAGAGCTGGTCCTGGATAACAACCTGATCAAGCTCCAACCTCCCAAACAGGGCTTTCGTTATTTTCTCACACGCCTGGATTACGACTCTCTTCTCAGGAAGCAAGGGAACAGCGTCCGACTGTGGAGGATTCTGACCGTTGTCTTTGGAGTCGCTGCTTGTTccaccctcctcttcatcctgtgGAAGCAATACGTCCACCACAGAGAGAGCAAGAAGGAGAGGAGCATGCTTGAGGAGTTCAAGGAGCATCAGAAGAAACGTATGCGTGAACTCAACGTAGAGGAAACCAGCGTGTCGCCCACCAGCTGTACTGTCTGCCTGAGCCGGGAACGCTCCTGTGTGTTTCTCGAGTGTGGTcatgtgtgtgcctgtgcccAATGCTACGGTGTCCTGCCAGAGCCAAAGAAATGCCCCATCTGCAGGGCGACGATAGACAGGGTGGTGCCTCTGTTCAACAGCTAATGTGGTAATACAGAAATGTGTAATACATCAGAAGtgtacttttcattttacagtCATAACACTGAAAATATGTTGTTCAAAAGCTGACTGTTCAGGCTTGACAGAGGTATTAATGGCACatttttttgccctttttttacTTACTGATTGATTTATGGTAGGTATCTGTGCTGAATCATATTCCACATTAAATGTTCCAATGTACTTCAAAACCtgtaaaatagagaaaatgaaATTCCTATTTTTAAATGAGTATTCTTCATAG
The sequence above is a segment of the Anoplopoma fimbria isolate UVic2021 breed Golden Eagle Sablefish chromosome 12, Afim_UVic_2022, whole genome shotgun sequence genome. Coding sequences within it:
- the mul1b gene encoding mitochondrial ubiquitin ligase activator of NFKB 1 — its product is MDSSGKPSTVQIVVLATSSALTALFYSIYKNRATTVARLKEAKRVSIDQDLKNILSETPGRCVPYAVIEGVVRSVKETLNSQFVDNCKGVIERLTLKEEKMVWNRTTHLWNNTEKVIHQRTNTVPFDLGSHDDGIAATIRVIRPLDAAELNLETTYENFHPTVQSLSNVIGHFISGERPKGIHETEEMLRLGDSVTGVGELVLDNNLIKLQPPKQGFRYFLTRLDYDSLLRKQGNSVRLWRILTVVFGVAACSTLLFILWKQYVHHRESKKERSMLEEFKEHQKKRMRELNVEETSVSPTSCTVCLSRERSCVFLECGHVCACAQCYGVLPEPKKCPICRATIDRVVPLFNS